The Streptomyces sp. NBC_00510 genomic interval ATGAGCCTGCGCCCCATGTAGGCGAAGGCGAGCGCGTAGCTCGCGGCCGCACCCAGCAGGGCCAGGGCGCCCCAGCTCGCGAGGCCCGACCGGTGCCAGGGGGCGAAGATCAGGAGGACACCCGCGAATCCGGCGAGGAGGCCGCCGAGCCGGGGTCCGCGAACGGCGCGTCGTCCCGCGCCCAGGGCGAGACCGATGAGCAGGGACCACAACGGCGTCGTGGCGTTGAGGACGCCCGCCACCCCGGAGTCGACGCTCTGCTCGCCGACGCCGAAGAGGAGGAACGGCAGGGCGTTGCAGAAGAGGGCCGCCACCGTGAGACGGCTCCACAGGAGCCTCCCCCGCGGCAGGCGCAGGCCCGCGCGGCGGCAGAGCACGAGCAGCAGGACCGCGCCGCAGGCGCAGCGCAGGAAGGTGACCCAGGCGGGCGGCAGTCCCTCCAGCGCGATCTTGATCCACAGGAAGGTCGACCCCCACAACAGGGCCAGCACCACCATCCGCAGCAGCGCCCTCGCGCCGCTTCCGCCACCGGACACGCCGGCCTCCCGTCATCTCGCGTCATCGTCGCCCACGACGCTCCCCCACCCGTCCTGGTGGCACAAGCGAAGGTTCATCCACCTACCGTTAAGCTGAGCTACATGCTCGACGTGCGCCGCATGCAGGTCCTCCGGGCGGTGGTGACCAGCGGGTCGGTCACCGCGGCCGCCCACCACCTCGGTTACACACCCTCGGCCGTCAGCCAGCAGATCGCCGTCCTGGAGAGGCAGGCCGGGGTCCCGCTGCTCGAACGGGTGGGGCGCGGGGTGCAGCCGACGCCCGCCGGGCTGCTGCTCACCGAGTACGCCGCCCGCATCGCCAGGGAGGTGGCCGAGGCCGAGACGGCGCTGGCCGATCTGCGCGAGGGCCGCACCGGCAGTCTGTCGGTGCGTTACTTCCCGACGGCGGGTGCCGATCTGGTGGCCCCGGCCGTCGCGCGGCTGCGCCGCGAGCACCCGGGGGTGCGGATCGACCTCGGCCTGGTCGACCCCGGCGATCCGCTGCCGGAGGTGGAGAAGGGCCGCGCGGACCTGGCGATCGTGGTGCGGCCGCGCGGGCAGGGCCGTGAGGGCCTGCGCCTGGTGCACCTGCGGGACGACCCCTACCGCGCGGTCCTCCCCAAGGGCCACCGCCTCGCCGCGAAGCGGGTGCTCGACCTCACCGACCTCGCGGGTGAGCCGTGGGTGGGCAGCGAGTCCCCGGACGGCTCGTGCCTGGAGCTGATCCTCCAGGCGTGCGCCGCGGCCGGCTTCAGCCCCGCCGTCGTGGTGCAGAGCGAGGACTACGCCACCGCGCAGGGGTTCGTGGCCGCCGGGCTGGGGGTGAGCCTGCTGCCGCTGGCCGCCCTGGCGCACCACCACCCCGGGGTCGTCGTTCGGAAGGTGCGGGGCCCGGAGCCCGTCCGGGCGGTCCACGCCGCGGTCCGGGAGACGTCGCTGCGGCAACCGGCGCTGCGGGGGCTGCTCGACGCGCTGCGCGACGTCGCCCGGGGCACGGCGGGCACTGCCTGACCCGCGCGCCCTTGACCTGCCGTCAGGCGCTGCCTCGCGGATAGCCGATGCCCGCGATGTCCTCGGCCAGACCGTCGAGCGTCACCTCCGCGTTCAGCCTCGCGACGACCTCCGGGGTGAGCGGGCGCAGCGCGTGGACATGGCGTACGGCGTCCAGGTCGACCGGCACCTCGTAGTAGTCCTCGGCGAAGGCGCGGAACGCCTCGGGGGAACGGTCGGTCAGCAGGTCGAACAGGTACGACGCACCGTCCGCGTCGTCCCGGCCCTCGGGTCGACGACCCCCGGCCAGGGCTCGTGATCCTCCGAGCCGTAGGGGCTGACGGGGGACTCGTGGTCGAAGCCGCGGATGAAGGCCCCGGCCGCGCAGAACACGATCGCGTACTCGTCTCCCGACCCGTTGCGCAGGGAGGCCATCTCCTCCCCCGTGTCCCACACCGCGTCGAAGGAGTGGTACCGCATCTCCCACTCGGGGCTGAGGATCGCGTCGAGTATCGCCAGCGCACGGCAGTGGTCGCGCAGTTCGGCGATGGAGGGCAGTCGGGGGGCAACGTCGTGAACGGTCACGCGCACATCCAAGCCCATGGCTCCGGCATCCCCCACCCGGGGCTCCCCGCGTCCGCGGAAATCCGGTGCCGCGCACGCCCCCGGTGCTGCTAAGCATGGTCGCGCGAGACCACTTCGGAAGGCGGACATGCCCCCACGCACCCTGAGCGGCGACCAGGCCGGGATCGACGCGGCGCTGGTACGCCGGTTGCTGCACGCGCGGTTCCCCCACTGGGCGGACCTCCCGCTCACCCCCACCGGGTCGGCTGGCACCTCCAACGTCATGTACCGCCTGGGCAGCGACATGGTCGTACGGCTGCCCAGGACCGCGGGTGCCGCGAGCGACGTCGACAAGGAGCACGAGTGGCTGCCGCGGCTCGCGCCGCGGCTCCCCGCGTCCGTCCCCGCGCCCCTCGGCAAGGGCGCTCCCGGCGACGGCTACCCCTGGCCCTGGTCGGTGTACGGCTGGCTGGAGGGCGAGAACCCGTCCGCGGGACGCCTCGCCGAACCCGGCGCGCTCGCCCGTGACCTGGCGGCGTTCGTCGCCGCCCTGCAGCGCGTCGACCCCGCCGGCGCACCGCCCGCGTACCGCGGCGAGCCCCTCGCGGCGCGCGACCACGCGACGCGGTCCGCGATCGACGCGCTGCGCGCGGAGGTCGACGCGGCGTCGGCCGGCGCGGTGTGGGAGACGGCGCTGGCGGCACCCGGACCGCAGGGGCCGCCGGTGTGGGTGCACGCGGATCTGCAGCCGGGCAACCTCCTGGTGGCGGGCGGACGGCTCTGCGCGGTCATCGACTTCGGGTGCGCGGGCCTCGGCGATCCCGCCGTCGACACGATCGCCGCGTGGTATGTGCTGCCCGCCGCGGCCCGTGACACCTTCCGCGCGGCACTGGGCACCGACGACGCGACCTGGGCGCGCGGTCGCGGCTGGGCGCTGTCGATCGCGCTGATGGAACTGCGGCACTACCGGGACACCCATGAGCGGATGGCGTCGATCGCGCGGCACGTCCTCGGCGAGCTGCTCGCCGACGGGGGGCGCTGACCCACAGGGGGCGGCGCATCCTACCCGGGGGCTCCGGGCCGCTTCCCGGCATCGCCGATTCCCCCACGGGACTCGTCACGTTCAGTAGCTTCTCCGTCACCAACCGGGGCGGCGGCGCGCGGACGCGCGGACGCCGGGAGAGCGACGGCAAGGAGCGGACGCCGATGGCGAATGTGGAGACCTCCCTCAAGGAGACGATGACGTCGATCGAGGGCAGCGTGGGCGCTGCCCTGGTCGACTACACCAGTGGCATGGCGCTGGGCACGATCGGTGGCGGCAAGGACCTCGACCTGACCGTCGCGGCCGCCGGCAACACCGACGTGATCCGCGCCAAGGCCCGGACGATGAAGGAACTGGGCATCAAGGAGGAGATCGAGGACGTCCTGATCACCATGAACACGCAGTACCACCTGATCCGGCTGCTCAAGAGCCGCGACGGCAACGGCCTGTTCCTCTACCTCGTGCTCGACCGGCGCAACGCCAACCTCGCGATGGCCCGCCACCGCCTCCGGCGCATCGAGGCCGACCTCGAGCTGTAGCCGCCGTTCCTTCCTCGGGGCTCCGTGCGCCCGGGAATTGAAGAATCCTTCAATTCGGCACATCCTGATCCGCACAAGCACGGCGGTGCACGGGCCCCGGAAGGGGAAGGATTGGACGCAGTGTCGCGCCGGCGGCAGCGGGAGCGGCCGCCGGCGCGTACGGGAAGGGCCGTCGGAGACCGGGCAGGAGCGACACACGATGCAGGTACCCCTGTACCAGGCCAAGGCCGAGTTCTTCCGCATGCTCGGGCACCCCGTGCGGATCAGGGTCCTCGAGCTGCTCCAGAACGGCCCGGTGCCGGTACGGGACCTGCTGAACGAGATCGAGATCGAGCCCTCCAACCTGTCCCAGCAGCTCGCGGTGCTGCGCCGGTCCGGCATCGTGGTGTCGATCCGCGAGGGCTCCACCGTCAGCTACGCCCTCGCCGGCGGGGACGTCGCCGAACTCCTGCGCGCGGCCCGCCGTATCCTCACCGAACTCCTCGCGGGGCAGACCGAACTGCTCGCCGAACTCCGGCAGGCCGACGCCCCGCCCGCGCGCGCGGAGGAGCAGGTCGGCCACCCCGCCGGCTGAGCGCTCCGGCGCCACCTGGGCCAGAATGGTCGGGAGGTGAGCGCGATGACGCCTTGGCGGGTACGTGATCTGGAGGAAGGCGACCTGGACCAGGTCGTGCGCATCTGGGAGGAGTCGCGCGACACGACCGAGGACCCCGCGGTGACCCTGGCGGAGGTGGTCGGCGCGCTGCGCGCGGGAGCGCCCGCCGTG includes:
- a CDS encoding aminoglycoside phosphotransferase family protein, which codes for MPPRTLSGDQAGIDAALVRRLLHARFPHWADLPLTPTGSAGTSNVMYRLGSDMVVRLPRTAGAASDVDKEHEWLPRLAPRLPASVPAPLGKGAPGDGYPWPWSVYGWLEGENPSAGRLAEPGALARDLAAFVAALQRVDPAGAPPAYRGEPLAARDHATRSAIDALRAEVDAASAGAVWETALAAPGPQGPPVWVHADLQPGNLLVAGGRLCAVIDFGCAGLGDPAVDTIAAWYVLPAAARDTFRAALGTDDATWARGRGWALSIALMELRHYRDTHERMASIARHVLGELLADGGR
- a CDS encoding LysR family transcriptional regulator, with translation MLDVRRMQVLRAVVTSGSVTAAAHHLGYTPSAVSQQIAVLERQAGVPLLERVGRGVQPTPAGLLLTEYAARIAREVAEAETALADLREGRTGSLSVRYFPTAGADLVAPAVARLRREHPGVRIDLGLVDPGDPLPEVEKGRADLAIVVRPRGQGREGLRLVHLRDDPYRAVLPKGHRLAAKRVLDLTDLAGEPWVGSESPDGSCLELILQACAAAGFSPAVVVQSEDYATAQGFVAAGLGVSLLPLAALAHHHPGVVVRKVRGPEPVRAVHAAVRETSLRQPALRGLLDALRDVARGTAGTA
- a CDS encoding metalloregulator ArsR/SmtB family transcription factor; amino-acid sequence: MQVPLYQAKAEFFRMLGHPVRIRVLELLQNGPVPVRDLLNEIEIEPSNLSQQLAVLRRSGIVVSIREGSTVSYALAGGDVAELLRAARRILTELLAGQTELLAELRQADAPPARAEEQVGHPAG